One genomic window of Evansella cellulosilytica DSM 2522 includes the following:
- a CDS encoding P-II family nitrogen regulator — translation MKKVIQKHKLIITIVKKGFAKKVVGASKQAGAEGGTILLGRGTGVHENKSFLGIPIIPEKEIVLSLVRNNVEEKVIEAITKEAKLHQPGTGLGIVIHTKAVIGICHLLGLETSLDEVMEGDSNVMDTQKINYDLIVTIVNKGNSDKVVLASKKAGAEGGTIISGRGTGIHEQAKLLNIMIEPEKEAILTLIERNKTEAVLEKINDEAGLNKPGNGIAFVLDVQKTIGINHILNRQVNEHLSDNK, via the coding sequence ATGAAAAAAGTAATTCAGAAGCATAAACTAATTATTACTATAGTAAAAAAGGGCTTTGCAAAAAAAGTAGTAGGTGCTTCGAAACAAGCTGGTGCTGAGGGGGGTACGATATTACTTGGACGAGGTACTGGTGTACATGAAAACAAATCATTTTTAGGTATTCCCATCATTCCCGAAAAAGAAATAGTGCTTTCATTAGTACGGAATAATGTAGAAGAAAAAGTGATTGAAGCAATAACAAAAGAGGCAAAGCTTCATCAACCTGGAACAGGATTAGGTATTGTAATTCATACTAAAGCAGTGATCGGAATATGCCATTTGTTAGGTTTGGAAACATCTTTGGATGAAGTGATGGAAGGAGATTCGAACGTCATGGATACACAAAAAATAAATTACGATTTGATCGTTACAATAGTAAACAAAGGTAACTCTGATAAAGTTGTTCTTGCTTCAAAAAAGGCTGGTGCGGAAGGTGGAACTATTATTTCAGGACGAGGTACAGGCATTCACGAACAAGCGAAGCTACTAAATATAATGATAGAGCCTGAAAAGGAAGCTATCCTTACACTAATTGAACGTAACAAAACAGAAGCGGTGTTAGAGAAAATTAATGACGAGGCTGGATTAAATAAGCCTGGAAACGGAATTGCCTTTGTGTTGGATGTTCAAAAAACTATCGGAATAAATCATATTTTAAATAGACAAGTTAATGAACATTTAAGTGATAATAAATAG
- a CDS encoding MDR family MFS transporter: protein MSSTYNKKLITTLLLAGSFIAILNQTLMITAIPPIMNEMNISPNSAQWLTTVFMLVSGIMIPISAFFIEKFTTRQLFIAAMGIFSVGTIVCALAPNFGTLIAGRIIQSAGAGVMLPLMQTVFLLVYPRNKRGAAMGLVGLVISFAPAIGPALSGFIMIHFSWRVLFYIILPIALLSIVISIFKLQNVTDLKNPKVDILSVIFSSFGFGGLLYGFTAVGNYGWSNWLTIMSLSIGIITLCLFIFRQFVLENPMLEFRVFKYKIFTLTTILGMIVFMGLIGSETLIPLYMQDMRSFTPFEAGLAILPGALVSGFMSPITGKIFDKVGARWLSIIGLAIIMVTTIPFSFLNEVTSFAYITIFFAIRMFGLSMVMMPTTTAGLNELPNHLIPHGTAMTNTMRQVAASIGTAILVTVMTTTSHVATNVSNPDIHGVNVAFMVITITSLIGLIIACFVTNPAHDHHEEDTEITISIEKNPQ from the coding sequence ATGTCATCAACCTATAATAAGAAGTTGATTACCACATTATTATTAGCAGGCTCATTTATAGCGATTCTAAATCAGACATTAATGATTACTGCAATCCCACCAATTATGAATGAAATGAACATTTCACCAAATTCAGCACAATGGCTAACGACTGTCTTTATGCTCGTTTCAGGTATTATGATACCAATCAGTGCTTTTTTTATTGAAAAATTTACGACGAGACAGTTATTTATAGCGGCAATGGGGATTTTTTCAGTTGGAACAATTGTTTGTGCATTAGCACCTAACTTCGGGACTTTAATTGCTGGCAGAATTATTCAGTCTGCAGGTGCGGGTGTCATGCTGCCACTAATGCAAACAGTATTCCTGTTAGTATATCCTAGAAACAAAAGGGGAGCGGCTATGGGGCTTGTAGGGCTAGTTATTTCTTTTGCCCCTGCAATTGGTCCTGCTTTATCTGGATTTATTATGATTCATTTTTCATGGAGAGTTTTGTTTTACATTATATTACCGATAGCATTACTGTCCATTGTTATTTCAATTTTTAAGCTTCAAAATGTGACAGACTTAAAGAATCCAAAAGTAGATATTTTATCCGTTATCTTTTCATCCTTCGGCTTTGGAGGTTTATTATACGGGTTTACAGCAGTTGGAAACTATGGATGGTCTAATTGGCTAACAATTATGTCATTATCTATTGGTATTATTACTCTTTGTTTATTTATCTTTAGACAATTCGTACTTGAAAATCCAATGCTAGAATTCCGTGTCTTTAAATACAAAATATTTACCCTCACTACTATTCTAGGTATGATTGTTTTTATGGGACTAATAGGTTCAGAGACATTGATTCCACTGTATATGCAAGATATGAGGAGCTTTACGCCTTTCGAAGCAGGTTTAGCCATTTTGCCTGGGGCGTTAGTTTCTGGCTTTATGTCACCAATTACAGGCAAAATTTTTGATAAGGTTGGAGCAAGGTGGTTATCTATTATAGGATTAGCGATTATCATGGTTACAACAATTCCATTTTCATTCTTGAATGAAGTAACATCTTTTGCTTACATAACAATATTTTTCGCTATCCGTATGTTTGGGCTATCAATGGTGATGATGCCTACAACAACTGCTGGTTTAAATGAATTGCCAAATCATTTAATCCCACATGGAACTGCGATGACAAATACGATGCGCCAAGTAGCCGCTTCCATTGGCACTGCTATTTTAGTCACTGTAATGACGACAACATCACATGTAGCGACAAATGTCAGTAATCCTGATATCCATGGTGTCAACGTTGCATTTATGGTAATAACTATTACTTCTTTAATTGGGCTAATCATTGCTTGCTTTGTTACAAATCCAGCACATGATCATCATGAAGAAGATACAGAAATAACAATTAGCATCGAAAAAAATCCACAGTAA
- a CDS encoding LysM peptidoglycan-binding domain-containing protein — MMNIFTHYKINQTIHGAEVILYLNNQLEEFSKELGSIESNETNTLKSEANHYVKEKLPNLKITAIKVMSGAILVATMAFAPIKPTVAEASNQLSSFSVQATYTVKAGDSLSKIAAETNTTVDAIRSANQLTSDLIRVGQTLTIPGSHTGVQTNAPQQTSTYTVVAGDSLSTIAARNGTTVAAIRNANQLTSDLVRVGQTLTIPGASTGTQSNAPQETFTYTVVAGDSLSTIAARNGTTVAAIRNANQLTSDLIRVGQTLTIPGASTGTQSNAPQETFTYTVVAGDSLSTIAARNGTTVAAIRNANQLTSDLIRVGQTLTIPGASTPHSTPTQVSEQVNQEDLLWLAKMIFAEARGESLQGQIAVGAVIMNRVKSNLFPNTIQEVLFERSHGHFQFSPAGNGTLSTANPNNTNMEAARRALNGEDPTNGSLYFYNPSKTNDQWVRSRTVSTTIGNHVFAF, encoded by the coding sequence ATGATGAATATATTCACACATTATAAAATTAATCAGACGATACATGGTGCTGAAGTTATTCTTTACTTAAATAATCAGCTTGAGGAATTTTCAAAAGAACTAGGTAGTATAGAAAGTAATGAAACAAATACATTAAAATCTGAAGCAAATCATTATGTAAAAGAAAAACTTCCTAATCTAAAAATTACCGCTATCAAAGTAATGAGTGGTGCCATTTTAGTTGCTACAATGGCGTTCGCACCTATTAAGCCAACTGTAGCAGAAGCCTCAAATCAATTAAGTAGCTTCAGTGTACAAGCTACATATACGGTGAAGGCAGGAGATTCGCTATCAAAGATTGCTGCTGAAACAAATACAACAGTCGATGCAATTAGAAGCGCTAATCAACTGACTTCCGACCTGATCCGAGTAGGTCAAACGTTAACGATTCCGGGCTCTCATACCGGAGTACAAACAAATGCTCCTCAACAAACGTCTACGTATACCGTTGTTGCAGGAGATTCTTTATCTACTATTGCTGCCCGTAATGGAACGACCGTTGCAGCAATTCGAAATGCCAATCAACTAACTTCTGACCTAGTTCGAGTAGGTCAAACGTTAACAATTCCAGGGGCTAGCACAGGAACGCAGTCTAATGCTCCACAAGAAACATTTACGTATACCGTTGTTGCAGGGGACTCTCTATCTACTATTGCTGCCCGTAATGGAACGACCGTTGCGGCAATTCGAAATGCCAATCAGCTAACTTCCGACCTGATTCGAGTAGGTCAAACGTTAACAATTCCAGGGGCTAGCACAGGAACGCAGTCTAATGCTCCACAAGAAACATTTACGTATACCGTTGTTGCTGGGGACTCTTTATCTACTATTGCTGCCCGTAATGGAACGACCGTTGCAGCAATTCGAAATGCCAATCAACTAACTTCTGACCTCATTCGAGTAGGTCAAACGTTAACAATTCCAGGGGCATCCACACCCCACTCTACACCTACACAAGTTAGCGAACAAGTAAACCAAGAAGATTTATTATGGTTAGCAAAGATGATTTTCGCAGAAGCGAGAGGAGAGTCTCTACAAGGTCAAATAGCTGTAGGAGCTGTCATTATGAATAGAGTGAAAAGTAACTTATTTCCTAACACTATTCAAGAAGTATTATTTGAACGAAGTCACGGTCATTTCCAGTTTAGCCCTGCTGGTAATGGTACTTTATCTACAGCAAACCCTAATAATACTAATATGGAAGCGGCTAGACGTGCACTAAACGGGGAAGACCCTACAAACGGATCTCTTTACTTTTATAACCCCTCTAAAACAAATGACCAGTGGGTAAGGAGTCGCACAGTTTCTACAACGATTGGTAATCATGTTTTCGCATTTTAG
- the kapB gene encoding sporulation phosphorelay system protein KapB encodes MSSYGEIVTGIYKTGKYVGKITEEKGDRSVVQVLAVLKHPQQGDLHQGKSAQVPYFHERRALSYLEKTNIPNVYIKAFEGEVPNYEESLKLSLLKAKEELQRESSDYANKALLLLNKLETEYFK; translated from the coding sequence ATGTCTAGTTATGGAGAAATAGTTACAGGGATTTATAAGACAGGGAAATACGTGGGGAAAATAACAGAAGAAAAAGGGGATCGCTCTGTGGTACAAGTATTAGCAGTTTTAAAACATCCACAACAAGGCGATCTACATCAAGGGAAAAGCGCGCAAGTACCATATTTTCACGAAAGAAGAGCTTTAAGCTACCTAGAAAAAACAAATATTCCTAATGTTTACATCAAGGCATTCGAAGGTGAAGTACCTAATTATGAAGAATCTTTAAAATTATCTTTATTAAAGGCGAAGGAAGAACTTCAAAGAGAATCGAGTGATTATGCAAATAAAGCATTATTACTACTTAACAAACTAGAAACAGAATATTTTAAATAA
- a CDS encoding HAD family hydrolase, whose amino-acid sequence MIKSIFFDLDDTLLWDKRSVKEAFRATCEYANTKYDLQPEQLEAAVREEATTLYASYETYDFTKMIGINPFEGLWGNFLDDDDNFRKMKDIVPTYRKEAWTRGLNALGIDDPTFGEELAERFPEERKKKPFVYEETFNVLDQLKDDYCLVLITNGSPDLQNTKLNITPELVPYFDHIVISGGFGKGKPDPSIFEYALSLVPYNKDEVVMVGDNLMTDILGANRVGIKSVWINREDKTRNEVIPTYEIKHLEELFSVIK is encoded by the coding sequence ATGATTAAGTCGATATTTTTTGATTTAGATGACACGCTATTATGGGACAAAAGGAGTGTAAAAGAAGCCTTTAGAGCGACTTGTGAATATGCAAATACAAAATATGATTTACAGCCAGAACAATTGGAAGCAGCTGTTCGAGAAGAAGCGACAACACTATATGCTTCTTATGAAACGTATGATTTCACGAAAATGATTGGTATTAATCCTTTTGAAGGGTTATGGGGCAACTTTTTAGATGATGATGACAATTTTAGAAAAATGAAAGATATTGTTCCTACTTATAGAAAAGAGGCATGGACAAGAGGATTAAATGCTTTAGGTATTGATGACCCTACTTTTGGTGAAGAGCTAGCAGAACGTTTTCCTGAAGAAAGAAAGAAAAAACCGTTTGTTTATGAAGAAACATTTAACGTATTAGACCAACTTAAAGATGATTATTGTTTAGTATTAATTACTAATGGATCTCCTGATTTGCAAAATACAAAGCTCAATATTACTCCAGAGCTCGTTCCTTATTTTGATCATATTGTCATTTCTGGTGGTTTCGGAAAAGGGAAACCTGATCCAAGTATTTTTGAATATGCACTTTCATTAGTACCGTACAATAAGGATGAAGTCGTGATGGTCGGAGATAACTTAATGACGGATATTTTAGGCGCTAATAGAGTAGGCATAAAATCAGTATGGATAAATCGTGAAGACAAAACGAGAAATGAAGTAATTCCAACGTATGAAATCAAGCATTTAGAAGAATTATTTTCTGTAATCAAGTAG
- a CDS encoding LLM class flavin-dependent oxidoreductase: protein MTPYREQQKLNHISFSVLDLAPILDGSDARTSFKNTLDLAQHAEKWNYKRYWLAEHHNMPGIASSATSIVIGHVASGTNKIRVGAGGIMLPNHAPLVIAEQFGTLESLFPGRIDLGLGRAPGTDQRTAHSLRRGQFSDGQDFPEQLEELRAYFDPNLLDDPLAVRAIPGEGLTIPIWLLGSSGFSARLAAKLGLPFSFASHFSPENTLPALELYFDQFQPSHILSEPYAMAGVNIIAADSTDEAHYLASSMKMQFLNLIRNNPGQLQKPVHDVKEFCSPYENAILEKQLGSSFIGDKDTVKKELEAFVKDTGVNEIIINSQIYDHQARLRSYEIISELMNEV from the coding sequence ATGACACCCTATCGAGAACAGCAAAAATTAAATCATATATCGTTTTCAGTCCTTGATTTGGCACCTATTTTAGATGGTAGTGACGCAAGAACATCATTTAAAAATACGCTGGATTTAGCACAGCATGCTGAAAAGTGGAATTATAAAAGGTATTGGCTAGCCGAGCATCATAATATGCCTGGAATTGCAAGCTCAGCAACCTCAATAGTAATTGGTCATGTTGCATCCGGTACTAATAAGATTCGAGTTGGGGCTGGAGGTATTATGTTACCTAATCATGCTCCATTAGTGATTGCAGAGCAATTTGGTACATTAGAATCTCTTTTTCCAGGACGTATTGACCTAGGCTTAGGCAGAGCCCCTGGTACAGACCAAAGAACGGCTCACTCATTAAGGCGGGGACAGTTTTCTGATGGTCAAGATTTTCCAGAACAACTAGAAGAATTGAGAGCTTATTTTGACCCAAATTTACTGGATGATCCTCTCGCTGTTCGAGCCATACCAGGAGAAGGATTAACTATTCCAATATGGCTATTAGGATCTAGTGGTTTCAGTGCCCGTCTAGCTGCAAAATTAGGATTGCCATTTTCTTTTGCAAGCCATTTTTCACCGGAAAACACATTACCTGCTCTTGAGTTATATTTTGATCAGTTTCAGCCTTCGCATATTCTCAGTGAGCCTTATGCAATGGCTGGTGTCAATATAATAGCTGCTGATAGTACGGATGAAGCACATTACTTGGCCTCGTCCATGAAGATGCAATTCTTGAATCTAATAAGAAATAATCCAGGCCAATTACAAAAGCCAGTTCATGACGTAAAAGAATTCTGTTCTCCGTATGAGAATGCCATTTTAGAAAAGCAGCTAGGGTCGTCTTTCATAGGTGATAAAGATACGGTGAAAAAAGAATTAGAAGCTTTTGTAAAGGATACAGGTGTTAATGAAATAATCATTAATAGTCAAATTTATGACCACCAGGCTAGATTACGTTCATATGAGATAATAAGTGAACTAATGAATGAAGTTTAA
- a CDS encoding DUF1538 domain-containing protein — MTIHVFKGFGDVLFEVTFALVPLIIFFLFFQFFFLKLEKQKLINIGKGMILAFLGLAFFLQGVHVGFFPVGELIGEKIGSLSYSWILIPIGFVFGFVATFAEPAVRILNHEVEKVSGGYISQKVMLYTLSIGVAISIAVSMVRILAGIPLWYFIIPGYLIALIMIRFSSKTFTAIAFDSGGVATGPMTVTFILAIAVGFATVIEGRDPLIDGFGMIALVALSPILSVLSLGLLYEGKGRKSDNEKSNSEA, encoded by the coding sequence ATGACCATTCACGTTTTCAAAGGTTTTGGAGATGTTTTGTTTGAGGTTACATTTGCATTAGTTCCATTAATTATTTTCTTTCTATTTTTTCAGTTTTTCTTTTTAAAATTAGAAAAACAAAAATTAATCAATATAGGTAAAGGTATGATTCTGGCATTTCTAGGACTAGCTTTCTTTTTACAAGGTGTACATGTAGGCTTTTTCCCTGTCGGTGAATTAATAGGAGAAAAAATTGGAAGCTTAAGTTATAGTTGGATACTCATTCCAATCGGCTTTGTTTTTGGTTTTGTGGCAACATTTGCAGAGCCTGCAGTTCGGATTTTAAATCACGAAGTAGAAAAAGTTTCTGGTGGGTATATTTCACAGAAAGTGATGCTCTACACGCTATCAATCGGAGTAGCCATTTCCATTGCTGTATCTATGGTTCGAATATTAGCTGGTATTCCATTATGGTATTTTATCATCCCTGGCTATTTAATCGCTTTAATAATGATTCGATTTTCTTCGAAAACATTCACAGCAATTGCATTTGATTCTGGTGGTGTTGCAACCGGCCCTATGACAGTGACATTTATTTTAGCAATTGCAGTTGGTTTTGCAACAGTAATTGAAGGTCGTGATCCTCTTATTGATGGTTTTGGAATGATTGCATTAGTTGCGCTATCCCCTATTCTATCTGTTTTAAGCTTAGGGTTATTATATGAAGGAAAGGGGCGTAAATCGGATAATGAAAAAAGTAATTCAGAAGCATAA
- a CDS encoding L-lactate MFS transporter gives MNRWFVVLGAIIIQINLGAVYAWSLFNQPLINKFGWAREDVVFTFSITIAVFAFFTIFAGRLQDKIGPRWVATIGGILLGIGLILSSQATTLFQLYLFYGVIGGAGIGMTYVCPLSACVKWFPDKRGLISGLAVAGFGLGGLVYQPVITGLINMTGVSNTFLYLGFIYLFFVVAGAQLLKNPPSALLTNETKHANSVKLIKPTRQFSPKEMLRTHQFYLLWFMFLFGTMTGLMVISFAVDIGVEVAGVNIEKAANAVMVIAIFNAAGRIILGNISDRFGRINTLIFIYILTTLVLLFMSFGTMNYTLFLVSVSIIGFGFGGFLSLFPSVTADFYGTKNIGSNYGLMYQAYGISAFVGPFVLNAISFTQAFIIASLFCVLSILMAKVIKLPEHTKSQRIVTEEAYEK, from the coding sequence TTGAATCGATGGTTTGTAGTATTAGGTGCGATTATTATACAAATTAACCTAGGTGCGGTATACGCATGGAGCTTATTTAATCAGCCTTTAATCAACAAATTTGGCTGGGCTAGAGAAGATGTTGTTTTCACATTTTCGATCACTATTGCAGTTTTTGCTTTTTTTACAATTTTTGCTGGAAGGTTACAAGACAAGATAGGACCAAGGTGGGTAGCTACAATAGGTGGTATATTGCTCGGTATCGGTCTCATTTTATCTAGCCAAGCAACAACTCTTTTCCAATTATATTTATTTTATGGTGTTATCGGTGGTGCTGGTATCGGTATGACTTATGTTTGTCCACTATCTGCATGTGTAAAATGGTTTCCCGATAAGAGAGGTTTAATAAGTGGACTAGCAGTAGCAGGCTTTGGTTTAGGTGGTTTAGTATACCAACCTGTTATTACTGGACTTATCAATATGACAGGCGTTTCCAATACTTTTCTATACTTAGGCTTCATTTATTTATTTTTTGTCGTTGCTGGAGCACAATTATTAAAAAATCCACCATCAGCATTATTAACGAACGAAACTAAACATGCTAATAGCGTAAAGTTGATAAAGCCTACAAGACAATTTTCACCTAAAGAAATGCTTCGTACACATCAATTTTATTTATTATGGTTTATGTTTTTATTCGGAACGATGACAGGACTAATGGTCATTAGTTTTGCAGTAGATATCGGAGTTGAAGTTGCAGGTGTAAACATTGAAAAGGCAGCAAATGCAGTTATGGTTATTGCCATTTTTAATGCAGCAGGAAGAATTATTCTTGGTAACATTTCTGATCGATTCGGTCGTATTAATACTTTAATTTTCATTTATATATTAACTACACTCGTTTTGCTTTTCATGAGCTTCGGAACAATGAATTATACATTATTTTTAGTCAGTGTATCGATAATCGGATTTGGATTCGGGGGGTTCCTATCGTTATTCCCTTCTGTGACAGCTGATTTTTATGGAACGAAAAATATAGGAAGTAATTATGGATTAATGTATCAAGCTTATGGTATTTCTGCTTTTGTGGGCCCATTTGTCTTAAATGCTATATCTTTTACACAAGCATTTATTATTGCTAGCCTCTTTTGTGTACTATCTATATTAATGGCTAAAGTGATCAAATTGCCTGAGCATACTAAAAGTCAACGTATTGTAACAGAAGAAGCGTATGAAAAATAA
- the uvsE gene encoding UV DNA damage repair endonuclease UvsE: MLRIGYACINTTIPTKFRTCRLHTYEMKGEEIIKELTLHNLEQILMTLKWNVKHDIFFYRISTETIPLGSHEKMTWKWWIDEDILSLTNKIKVFKDRYNIRLSMHPGQYTVLSTPRENVLSRSLADLEYHDRLLQLVGGTDMIIHGGGQYGNMPEAKDRFIKNYSNLSSSIKSKLRLENDDRTYQLKDVLDISTMCNIPVCFDIHHHRCNNDNQPLKPMLKEVFSSWMNVDIPKVHISSGKTSVTDRSHHDYVFKEDFLHLLTIIEGIDVDIMVEAKMKEKAVLRIYDECFSQSK, from the coding sequence ATGTTGCGCATAGGATATGCTTGTATTAACACGACGATTCCTACAAAGTTTAGAACTTGTCGCTTACATACTTATGAAATGAAGGGTGAAGAAATAATAAAAGAACTAACTCTTCATAATTTAGAGCAAATATTAATGACTTTAAAATGGAATGTGAAACATGATATATTTTTTTACCGGATAAGTACAGAGACAATCCCTCTAGGTAGTCATGAAAAAATGACTTGGAAATGGTGGATTGACGAGGATATTTTATCTCTTACAAACAAAATAAAAGTGTTTAAAGATCGCTATAATATCCGACTTTCTATGCATCCAGGTCAATATACAGTTTTAAGTACTCCTAGAGAGAACGTATTAAGTAGATCTTTAGCTGACCTTGAGTACCATGATCGTTTGTTACAACTCGTTGGAGGCACAGATATGATCATTCATGGTGGAGGTCAGTATGGAAATATGCCTGAAGCAAAGGATCGATTTATAAAAAATTATTCCAATCTTTCTTCATCAATAAAAAGCAAGCTTCGATTAGAAAATGATGATCGTACTTACCAATTAAAGGATGTCCTAGATATTTCAACAATGTGCAATATTCCAGTCTGCTTTGATATTCACCATCACCGTTGTAACAACGATAATCAACCACTTAAACCAATGCTAAAAGAAGTTTTTTCTTCTTGGATGAATGTTGACATTCCTAAAGTTCATATAAGCTCAGGAAAAACAAGTGTTACAGATAGAAGTCATCATGATTATGTTTTTAAAGAGGATTTTCTACATTTATTAACAATTATAGAAGGAATTGATGTTGATATAATGGTTGAGGCAAAAATGAAGGAAAAAGCAGTACTCCGTATTTATGATGAATGTTTCAGTCAAAGTAAATGA
- a CDS encoding ABC transporter ATP-binding protein: MVYISFNSDVILEIRGLSKSFGSKKVLSNIDLTIKKGEIIGYIGPNGAGKSTTVKIMLGLIDQYQGAIHIFGQSIANNHTYKARIGYVPETADIYENLTAYEYLMFIGGLYGLDQKDIERKAERLVELLGIKEAYNTRITSFSKGMKQKVLIIASLLHNPDLLFLDEPLSGLDANSVMIVKEILAQLASEGKTIFYSSHIMDVVEKISHRIVLLQDGKLVADGSFEELKGHNMEGTLEEIFNQLTGFNEHKQIAENFVSIVKEG; this comes from the coding sequence GTGGTTTATATTAGTTTTAATAGTGATGTTATTTTAGAAATTAGAGGGCTCTCTAAAAGTTTTGGCTCAAAGAAAGTTTTAAGCAATATTGATTTAACTATTAAGAAAGGAGAAATTATTGGCTATATTGGACCGAATGGTGCTGGTAAAAGTACAACAGTGAAAATAATGCTCGGTTTAATCGATCAGTATCAGGGTGCTATTCATATTTTTGGTCAAAGTATTGCTAACAACCACACATATAAAGCTCGTATAGGTTATGTACCTGAAACTGCTGATATATATGAAAATTTAACTGCTTATGAATATTTAATGTTTATTGGTGGTTTATATGGATTAGACCAGAAAGACATTGAAAGAAAAGCAGAAAGACTGGTTGAATTATTAGGGATTAAGGAAGCATACAATACGCGTATTACATCCTTTTCAAAAGGAATGAAACAAAAGGTTCTTATTATTGCTAGTCTTTTACATAACCCAGATTTGTTATTTTTAGATGAACCATTAAGTGGACTAGATGCTAATAGCGTTATGATTGTAAAAGAGATCCTTGCACAACTAGCATCTGAAGGAAAAACAATTTTTTACTCATCTCATATTATGGATGTCGTTGAAAAGATAAGTCATCGTATCGTACTCCTACAAGATGGTAAGCTCGTTGCTGATGGTAGCTTTGAAGAACTAAAAGGTCATAATATGGAAGGAACGCTGGAGGAAATATTTAATCAACTAACTGGTTTTAATGAGCATAAACAAATAGCAGAGAATTTTGTCTCCATCGTCAAAGAGGGATAA
- a CDS encoding DUF1538 domain-containing protein, with translation MQDLKDTIKEVIYAVLPLTIVVIILQFTIIWLPLEAFLQFLIGVVLVSVGLVLFLLGVHVGLLPVGEMIGSTLPKTKKLSIILFFGFLLGFVVTVAEPDVRVLALQVDQVSGGEISRNILVYSVALGVGIFVMLAMLRIVFNISITYLLVAGYGIVFLLAAFTPASFIPISFDAGGVTTGPMTVPFILALGVGVASVIRGKTSSSDSFGLVALASIGPIIAVLILGVIYG, from the coding sequence ATGCAAGATTTAAAAGATACGATTAAGGAAGTTATATATGCTGTATTACCATTAACGATTGTCGTAATTATTCTTCAATTTACAATAATTTGGCTTCCACTAGAGGCATTTTTGCAGTTTCTAATAGGTGTTGTTTTAGTCAGTGTTGGATTAGTGCTATTTTTACTAGGGGTACATGTCGGCCTATTACCTGTTGGGGAAATGATAGGTTCTACACTACCGAAAACAAAAAAGTTATCCATTATACTTTTTTTCGGTTTCTTATTAGGTTTTGTTGTGACAGTAGCCGAGCCAGACGTAAGAGTACTAGCATTACAAGTTGATCAAGTATCTGGTGGTGAAATATCAAGAAATATTTTAGTATACTCTGTTGCACTAGGAGTAGGTATTTTTGTCATGTTAGCGATGCTCAGAATTGTGTTTAATATTAGTATTACATATTTACTTGTAGCTGGTTATGGAATTGTATTTCTACTAGCAGCCTTCACTCCTGCAAGCTTTATACCAATATCATTTGATGCTGGTGGTGTGACGACTGGTCCAATGACGGTGCCATTTATTTTAGCATTAGGGGTCGGAGTCGCATCAGTTATTAGAGGGAAAACTTCATCAAGCGATAGTTTTGGCTTAGTCGCATTAGCATCTATTGGACCAATAATTGCTGTTCTTATATTAGGGGTGATTTACGGATGA
- a CDS encoding YjcZ family sporulation protein: MSHVGKEACPPGQETPARGLTFASIVVFFILLVIIGAVIVRPY, from the coding sequence ATGAGTCACGTAGGAAAGGAAGCATGCCCTCCAGGTCAAGAGACACCAGCAAGAGGATTAACATTTGCATCGATTGTAGTATTTTTCATTTTGCTTGTCATAATCGGAGCTGTAATTGTAAGACCATATTAA